One window from the genome of Bubalus kerabau isolate K-KA32 ecotype Philippines breed swamp buffalo chromosome 17, PCC_UOA_SB_1v2, whole genome shotgun sequence encodes:
- the LOC129631690 gene encoding zinc finger protein 345-like, with amino-acid sequence MPKNPALEDVFQKANLGMYQIFHLKNLNLMTDWEYTRINERQFFPQQISSIHSKMYNVDDNGRDAIQPSLFNTYCGMVNTQQLSMYNKMSQTLSKSPSSNNYKSIYGGLRRYSGNETRYTFEGDSNLKKHQGPESSNKDSKTNNSRNTFDQMSGFSLDKSTCTGDRTCSEYGKVSNHCSELTQQDAIQNPQKENKCKIGEKIFSKSSNLIRHGRIHTGRKPFKCTECCRVFNCHSLLTQHQRIHAGEKPYICKECNKAFRRSSFLTQHQRIHAGEKPYKCTVCGKAFTYNSSLIKHQQIHAGEKPYKCTECSKAFTYNSLLIQHRRIHTGEKPYKCTECSKAFTSNSHLIQHQRIHAGEKPYKCTECSKAFTYNSVLIKHRQIHTGEKPYKCTECSKAFTCNSLLIQHQRIHTGEKPYKCTECSKAFTCNSDLIQHQRIHTGEKPYICKECNKAFHRSSFLSEHQRIHTGEKPYKCTVCDKAFTYNSRLIKHQRIHTGEKPYKCTECSKAFTYSSVLIKHRQIHTGEKPYKCTECTKAFTYNSRLIEHQRIHAGEKPYKCTECTKAFSYNSLLTQHRRIHTGEKPYKCTDCSKAFTCNSDLIEHQRIHTGEKPYICKECNKAFRRSSFLTRHQRIHAGEKPYKCTVCGKAFTYNSSLIKHRQIHTGEKPYKCTECSKAFTYNSLLIQHQRNHTGEKPYKCTVCGKAFTYNSRLIKHQRIHAGEKPYKCTECSKAFTYNSLLIQHRRIHTGEKPYKCTECSKAFAYNSRLIQHRRTHTGEKPYKCTECSKAFTCNSSLIQHQRIHTGEKPYICKECNKAFHRSSFLTQHQRIHTGEKPYKCTECGKAFTYQSNLIQHQRIHAR; translated from the coding sequence ATGCCAAAGAATCCAGCATTAGAAGATGTATTCCAAAAAGCAAACCTAGGAATGTATCAAATATTTCAcctcaaaaacttaaatttaatgaCGGATTGGGAATATACCAGGATAAATGAAAGACAGTTCTTCCCCCAACAGATATCTTCTATCCATTCCAAGATGTATAATGTTGATGATAATGGAagagatgcaatccaaccatcattGTTCAATACATATTGTGGTATGGTTAATACACAACAGCTTTCCATGTATAATAAAATGAGTCAGACCTTAAGTAAGAGCCCCAGCTCCAATAATTACAAGAGTATTTATGGCGGACTGAGAAGATATTCCGGCAATGAAACTAGGTATACATTTGAAGGAGACTCAAACCTTAAGAAACATCAGGGACCCGAATCTTCAAACAAGGATTCAAAAActaataatagtagaaatacctttgatcaaatgtcaggtttttctctagataaGAGTACTTGTACTGGAGACAGGACTTGTAGTGAATATGGTAAGGTTTCTAATCACTGTTCAGAACTTACTCAACAGGATGCTAttcagaatccacagaaagaaaacaagtgtaagaTAGGTGAGAAAATATTTAGTAAGTCATCCAATCTAATTAGACATGGGAGAATTCATACAGGAAGGAAacctttcaaatgtacagaatgttgCAGAGTATTTAACTGTCACTCacttcttactcaacatcagcgaattcatgctggagagaaaccttatatatgtaaagaatgtaacaaagcctttcgtcgttcctcatttcttactcaacatcagagaattcacgctggagagaaaccttataaatgtacagtatgtggcaaagcctttacttacaactcaagcCTTATTAAACATCAGcaaattcatgctggagagaaaccttataaatgtacagaatgtagcaaagcctttacttacaactcacttcttattcaacatcggcgaattcatactggagagaaaccttataaatgtacagaatgtagcaaagcctttacttccAACTCACaccttattcaacatcagcgaattcatgctggtgagaaaccttataaatgtacagaatgtagcaaagcctttacttataaCTCAGTTCTTATTAAACATCggcaaattcatactggagagaaaccttataaatgtacagaatgtagcaaagcctttacttgcaactcacttcttattcaacatcagcgaattcatactggagagaagccttataaatgtacagaatgtagcaaagcctttacttgtAACTCAGaccttattcaacatcagcgaattcatactggagagaaaccttatatatgtaaagaatgtaacaaagcctttcatcgttcctcatttctttctgaacatcagcgaattcatactggagagaaaccttataaatgtacagtatgtgacaaagcctttacttacaactcacgCCTTATtaaacatcagcgaattcatactggagagaaaccttataaatgtacagaatgtagcaaagcctttacttacagcTCAGTTCTTATTAAACATCggcaaattcatactggagagaaaccttataaatgtacagaatgtaccaaagcctttacttacaactcacgccttattgaacatcagcgaattcatgctggagagaaaccttataaatgtacagaatgtaccaAAGCCTTTTCTTACAACTCACTTCTTACTCAACATCgacgaattcatactggagagaaaccttataaatgtacagattgtagcaaagcctttacttgcaACTCAGACCTTATTGAACATCAGCGAatacatactggagagaaaccttatatatgtaaagaatgtaacaaagcctttcgtcgttcctcatttcttactcgacatcagagaattcacgctggagagaaaccttataaatgtacagtatgtggcaaagcctttacttacaactcaagtCTTATTAAACATCggcaaattcatactggagaaaaaccttataaatgtacagaatgtagcaaagcctttacttacaactcacttcttattcaacatcagcgaaatcatactggagagaaaccttataaatgtacagtatgtggcaaagcctttacttacaactcacgCCTTATtaaacatcagcgaattcatgctggagagaaaccttataaatgtacagaatgtagcaaagcctttacttacaactcacttcttattcaacatcggcgaattcatactggagagaaaccttataaatgtacagaatgtagcaaagcctttgctTACAACTCACGCCTTATTCAACATCGGcgaactcatactggagagaaaccttataaatgtacagaatgtagcaaagcctttacttgcaACTCAagccttattcaacatcagcgaattcatactggagagaaaccttatatatgtaaagaatgtaacaaagcctttcatcgttcctcatttcttactcaacatcagcgaattcacactggagagaaaccatataaatgtacagaatgtggcaaagcctttacttaccaGTCAAaccttattcaacatcagcgaattcatgctcGATAG